The Geitlerinema sp. PCC 9228 genomic sequence AACACCCCGCCAGCCGGTGGAGGAAATGCTGCAATCTGGAAATTCGGTGATTTTGGAGATTGAACTGGAAGGAGCGCGGCAAATCCAGCAAAATTTCCCCGATGCGGTGCGTATTTTTATTTTGCCACCTTCTTGGGAAGCGTTGGAACAGCGTTTGCGCGGGCGCGGCCAGGATGACGACCGGGCGATTTCCCAGCGACTGGCACGGGCGAAGGAGGAAATTGCTGCCGCCCAGGAGTTTTCCTATCAAGTCACCAACGACAATTTGGAGCGTGCTGTCGCAGAAATTGAATCGATTTTAACAATGGCGAATTCAAATACAGCCCGTTCTTAAAATAGCGATCGCTTGCTGCTTTCCCCAGAAGCGATCGCTATTATTTTTTGGTTTTTTAATTCAAAGTTAACAAGTTCGTCTCTAGGGTCTCCCCAGATTTGAAGCAGCCGAAATCGGGGAATGAACTTTATTTTTCACGATCGGGTTTTATATCAGCAAATGCATAGCATAAATTCCAAGAATTGACGAATCTTTTGGCAAAATTTTACATTCAAACCTAGTTTGAGCCAGTTTATCCTAAGAACCTTAAATTTTTATCAAAAAAAATTACAGAATCGAAGATCCCATTTTATATTGGCACCTGTGTCAGTCTGAATTTTGTACCGGAGGCACACCATGGAATTTTTGTCCGATTCTGTCGTGCTGTCGCGCATTCTGTTTGCGCTGACCAGCATGTTCCACATGCTATGGCCGTTGCTGACCATCGGCATGTCCATTTATCTAATCGTCGTAGAAGCGATTTGGCTGCGCACGCGCGATAGCAAATACTACTACCACGCTCGTTTCTGGGCCAAACTCTACGTCCTCAACTTTGGGATTGGCGTTGCCAGCGGCGTTCCCATG encodes the following:
- the gmk gene encoding guanylate kinase yields the protein MPTGKLIVLTGPSGVGKGTLLRSLLQRHRDLRVSTSVTTRSPRPGEVDGRDYYFADRQQFTRMVAENQFLEWAEFAGNCYGTPRQPVEEMLQSGNSVILEIELEGARQIQQNFPDAVRIFILPPSWEALEQRLRGRGQDDDRAISQRLARAKEEIAAAQEFSYQVTNDNLERAVAEIESILTMANSNTARS